The Balneolaceae bacterium genomic sequence CTCGTCGCGCCAGTCGGGCATGGTGGAAATATTCATGTAGGCGTGCCCGGCGGCGGACGACCGGTTCATGTAGTCGTCGTTGAAGGTGGGGGGTACCGGAAGGTCGTAGCCGGAAAACATATCTTCGTGGTCCTCTTCGGGCACCCAGCCCCGGTGCGGGGCCTTGTGCCAGGAAAACATGCAGAAAGGCTGGTCGCTCTCTTGCCTTCGCTGCTCCAGCCGTTCCATCGTAAGATCGGTGATGATGTCGGTGACGTAACCCTCGTGGTTTTGCCGCTCGCCCATCTCGATCATATCCGGATCGTGGTAGCTCCCCTGTCCCGGCAGCACATTCCAATAATCGAAACCGGTGGGATCGCTTTTCAGGTGCCACTTGCCGACCACCGAGGTGTGGTAGCCCGCCTCGCGCAGCAGCTTGGGAAAGGTCTGCTGGCTGCCGTCGAAGGGCGCCTTGTCGCCGAAGAGATTCTCGCGCACCCCGTGCTTGTGACTGTACTTTCCGGTGAGGATGGTGGCCCGGCTGGGCGCGCAGAGGGAGTTGGTCACGTAGCAGTTGTTGAATCGCATGCCCCCGGCGGCCAGGCGGTCCAGGTTGGGCGTTTCCATGAGACGGCTGCCGTAGCAGCTCAGCGCGTTCACTGCGTGGTCATCGGTCATCACGAAGAGGATATTGGGCCGGTCGGGGAGGCTGGAGGATCGCGTGAAGCCGCCCTCGCCCGCCTCCTCGCAGGCCTTCAGCCCAAAGAGTCCGCTGAGTCCCAGCGCCCCCATGCCCTTGAGCGCCTTGCGGCGGCTCCAGGATTGAGGGCCGGAGGGCCGCTGGTCGTCTGGTTTGTCACCTGAGGGGTCCCGCTCTTTGTGGTCTGACATGGCAATCCCGTTGTTTGTAAGAGGTCCTGTTTAGCCCAAATAAACCGATCCGCGGCAGTATTGCAACGCGGTTACGGGTCTCCCGCTACCCGAAAGCCCATATTTCCAGTGGCGCTGTCGGGCGTGTTGGCCGATCGCGCGGCCACCCGGTAGCGGTTGCAGTAGGAGCGGTGGCACAGGTAGGAGCCACCGCGGATTACCTTGTCGGTACCCTGCGGGGGACCCGCCGGGTTGTCGGAGATTCGGAGCAGGGGGTAGTCGGCGCTGAACCAGTCGGCGCACCACTCCCAGACGTTGCCCGCCACGTTGTAGAGTCCGTAGCCGTTGGGCGGAAAAGCGTCGGCCGGCGCCGTGCCCCTCCAGCCGTCTTCTTTGGTGTTTTGGTCGGGGAAATCGCCTTGCCAGATGTTGCAGCGGTGCTCGCCGCCGGGAGTCAGCTCATCGCCCCAGGGATAAGTCTTTCCCTCCAGTCCCCCGCGGGCAGCGTACTCCCACTCGGCTTCGGTGGGCAGGCGCAGACGGGTCCAGGCGCAGTACGCCTTCGCGTCGTTCCAGGAGACCTGCACCACCGGGTGGTCCATGCGACGGGACACGGAGCTCCCGGGTCCCTCCGGCTCCTTCCACCAGGCGCCCTCCACCGCCTTCCACCAGCCGGCCTGGCCGGGGGAGGAGAGCTCTTTTTCGCGCAGGTTCTCGGGCAGGAAATCGCGGAAAACGAAAGCCCAGCCAATCTTCTCAGCTTCCGTACGGTAGCCGGTCTCGCGCACAAAGGCGGCGAAGGCACGGTTGGTCACCGTTGTGGCGCTGATGGCGAAAGAGTCTACCCTCACCTCCCGCACGGGCGTCTCCCCGTCTTCAGGAAATCCTTCCCCTGAGGCTGAACCCATGCGGAAGGTCCCGCCGGGCAGTTCGATCATTGCTGGCAAGTCCATGTCTGTCGAGCGTGATGGTTGTATTGGCGGTTTCAAGGTGGCTCCCTGGAGCAGTGAGTGGGCCCCTTCCACTGCAAAGTAATCAGCCTACGGGCCAGTTGACAGGAATGACTGCGACCAACGCAACTTGGAACCTGTACGCTTCGTTTGCATACCAATGAGTACACCCCTAATATGAACAGCGACCATCAACGAAATCCCTCCACAGCCATGAAGAAACTGACCCACGGCATTACCTTTTTTGCACTGTTATTCGCCATATGCTGCCTGGCACCCTCGCAGGCACAGGCCCAATGGAGCATCGGCGCCTCCTACGAAATACGCGAAGAGTCTCCCAAGAACGGTTTTGGAGGTCGCATAGGTTACGCCCTGCTGGGCAACCAGTCCATGTTGGACGTGCGCCTGCGTGCCCATCTTAGTTATTTTTCGGAGGAGTACGACAACTATCGTGACTTCGGCGTACCGGCAGAACTGACCAACTACGACTTTGGCCTGATGGCCGTAGGCGGTCTCTCCCTGGGCCTGCTGAAGCCTTATGTGGGACTCGGCCTCGGGGCCAGTACCTTTAAATTGCAGGGCGATGACCTGCCCCAGAATTCTCCCTTCGACGAGTCGGAGAGCGACAGTAAGA encodes the following:
- a CDS encoding outer membrane beta-barrel protein, whose translation is MNSDHQRNPSTAMKKLTHGITFFALLFAICCLAPSQAQAQWSIGASYEIREESPKNGFGGRIGYALLGNQSMLDVRLRAHLSYFSEEYDNYRDFGVPAELTNYDFGLMAVGGLSLGLLKPYVGLGLGASTFKLQGDDLPQNSPFDESESDSKISWTGMVGAEVSPLPFLHPFIEYRFEPADRPGFADIRDSDTGRFIFGLSLSF
- a CDS encoding sulfatase, with product MSDHKERDPSGDKPDDQRPSGPQSWSRRKALKGMGALGLSGLFGLKACEEAGEGGFTRSSSLPDRPNILFVMTDDHAVNALSCYGSRLMETPNLDRLAAGGMRFNNCYVTNSLCAPSRATILTGKYSHKHGVRENLFGDKAPFDGSQQTFPKLLREAGYHTSVVGKWHLKSDPTGFDYWNVLPGQGSYHDPDMIEMGERQNHEGYVTDIITDLTMERLEQRRQESDQPFCMFSWHKAPHRGWVPEEDHEDMFSGYDLPVPPTFNDDYMNRSSAAGHAYMNISTMPDWRDEQPEGMNELETAHWNYQRYIKNYLRVIKSFDENMGRLLDYLDRSGLAENTIVVYTTDNGFFLGEHGWFDKRFMYEESIRVPLLVRYPGAVRPGSVNDNVVMNLDLAETFLDYAGVEIPGDMQGRSLRPLLREETGGEGIREVIYYHYYEYPGPHDVRPHYGVRSDRYKLIYFYTIDEWELFDLEDDPYELNSVYGAPAYADAQQEMEALLKQAREEYEDDTGEPLPY
- a CDS encoding formylglycine-generating enzyme family protein yields the protein MDLPAMIELPGGTFRMGSASGEGFPEDGETPVREVRVDSFAISATTVTNRAFAAFVRETGYRTEAEKIGWAFVFRDFLPENLREKELSSPGQAGWWKAVEGAWWKEPEGPGSSVSRRMDHPVVQVSWNDAKAYCAWTRLRLPTEAEWEYAARGGLEGKTYPWGDELTPGGEHRCNIWQGDFPDQNTKEDGWRGTAPADAFPPNGYGLYNVAGNVWEWCADWFSADYPLLRISDNPAGPPQGTDKVIRGGSYLCHRSYCNRYRVAARSANTPDSATGNMGFRVAGDP